A single genomic interval of Arthrobacter globiformis harbors:
- a CDS encoding DNA recombination protein RmuC has protein sequence MEPFAVILALLMLLLGAVSGAGAVYVVLRRRSAAVEADFDGVSARLSEVSAQFAAADAERRLLLAQNRELGMSREQDGSVLRALAPVAEKLTAVQQQVSLLERDRLEQYGQLAQQLQEARLTDEQLMRSTHALESALRSNSARGQWGEVQLRRVVEAAGMMRHVDFHEQHHGTSGTEAAVRPDLVVQLPGDKQLVVDAKVPLSAYLEAQELGQSAGDKPGLTQAARENLMAAHAKALKAHVDALSTKKYWDISGNSPELVICFVPAESILAAALSADPALLDHALSRNVVLASPGTLLAVLKSVAFTWRQDVLTDSARELFELARQLYERMGTLGDNVGKLGSSLKSSVDRYNAMVGTLEARVLPTARKLNALDTSGLVTPPAVQVTPRSLAAPELQHDEPQHLDLETQELHATELEAGALRATEQEEDAA, from the coding sequence ATGGAACCTTTTGCAGTCATTCTGGCCCTTTTGATGCTGTTGCTGGGTGCCGTGTCCGGCGCCGGCGCGGTATACGTGGTGTTGCGCCGGCGGAGCGCCGCCGTGGAAGCGGATTTCGACGGCGTTTCGGCGCGGCTTTCGGAAGTCAGTGCCCAGTTTGCTGCCGCGGATGCCGAGCGGAGGCTCCTGTTGGCCCAGAACCGGGAGCTGGGCATGTCGCGTGAGCAGGACGGAAGCGTACTGCGGGCCCTGGCGCCGGTGGCTGAGAAGCTGACGGCGGTGCAGCAGCAGGTATCCCTGCTGGAACGGGACCGGCTCGAACAGTACGGGCAGCTGGCCCAGCAGCTGCAGGAAGCCCGCCTCACGGACGAGCAGCTGATGCGGTCCACGCATGCCCTTGAGTCGGCGCTCCGGTCGAACAGCGCGCGCGGCCAGTGGGGCGAAGTGCAGCTGCGCCGTGTTGTGGAGGCGGCCGGCATGATGCGGCATGTCGATTTCCATGAGCAGCACCACGGCACGTCAGGCACCGAGGCCGCCGTCCGCCCCGACCTTGTGGTCCAGCTGCCGGGCGACAAGCAGCTCGTTGTCGACGCCAAGGTCCCCCTGTCCGCCTACCTTGAGGCGCAGGAGTTGGGGCAGTCGGCCGGCGACAAGCCCGGGCTCACCCAGGCAGCGCGGGAAAACCTCATGGCGGCGCACGCCAAGGCGCTGAAGGCTCACGTGGACGCCCTCAGCACCAAGAAGTACTGGGACATTTCGGGGAACTCGCCGGAGCTGGTGATCTGTTTCGTCCCGGCCGAGTCCATCCTCGCCGCCGCTCTCTCCGCCGACCCGGCGCTCCTGGATCACGCCCTGTCCAGGAATGTGGTGCTTGCGTCCCCCGGCACGCTGCTCGCGGTGCTCAAATCCGTGGCGTTCACGTGGCGCCAGGACGTTCTCACGGACAGTGCGCGGGAGCTCTTCGAACTTGCCCGGCAGCTGTACGAGCGGATGGGCACTCTCGGGGACAACGTCGGCAAGCTGGGATCCTCGCTGAAAAGCTCGGTGGACCGCTATAACGCGATGGTAGGCACGCTTGAGGCACGGGTGCTTCCCACCGCGCGGAAACTGAATGCCCTGGACACCAGCGGACTGGTCACGCCCCCGGCCGTGCAGGTCACGCCGCGGTCCCTGGCAGCCCCGGAACTGCAGCACGATGAACCGCAGCACCTGGACCTGGAGACCCAGGAGCTGCATGCCACGGAACTGGAAGCCGGCGCATTGCGGGCGACTGAGCAGGAAGAGGACGCCGCTTAA
- a CDS encoding pyridoxal phosphate-dependent aminotransferase, which yields MAEFKQSTKLHNVLYDIRGPILQAAQQMEAEGHRILKLNIGNPAPFGFEAPDAILVDMIRHLPHAQGYSDSRGIFSARTAVSQYYQTRGIQSIHVDDIYLGNGVSELITMSLMALLEEGDEILIPTPDYPLWTASVALAGGRPVHYLCDEESGWQPDLEDLEAKITPRTKGIVVINPNNPTGAVYPESTLRKIVALAEKHGLVIFADEIYEKILYEDAVHVNMAGLTGDDVLCLTFSGLSKAYRVCGYRAGWMAISGPKKEAADYLEGINLLANMRLCANVPAQHAIQTALGGYQSINDLILPGGRLLEQRNKAYDMLNAIPGVSTQQARGALYLFPKLDPEVYNIRDDEKFVLDLLKEQKILVSHGRAFNWIRPDHFRMVTLPNVKDIEEAIGRMGDFLSRYEGN from the coding sequence ATGGCAGAATTTAAGCAGTCCACCAAGCTTCATAATGTCCTTTACGACATCCGTGGACCGATTCTTCAGGCCGCCCAGCAGATGGAGGCAGAGGGTCACCGCATCCTCAAACTGAACATCGGCAACCCCGCACCTTTCGGTTTTGAAGCGCCGGACGCGATCCTGGTGGACATGATCCGCCACCTGCCCCACGCCCAGGGATACAGCGATTCCCGCGGCATCTTCTCCGCCCGCACCGCCGTCTCGCAGTACTACCAGACCCGCGGCATCCAGAGCATCCACGTGGACGACATCTACCTGGGCAACGGCGTCAGCGAGCTCATCACCATGTCGCTGATGGCCCTGCTCGAAGAGGGCGACGAGATCCTAATCCCCACCCCGGACTACCCGCTGTGGACCGCCTCGGTGGCGCTTGCCGGCGGCCGTCCGGTGCACTACCTCTGCGACGAGGAGTCCGGCTGGCAGCCCGATCTGGAGGACCTCGAGGCCAAGATCACGCCCCGCACCAAGGGAATCGTGGTGATCAACCCGAACAACCCCACCGGCGCGGTGTACCCGGAAAGCACGCTGCGCAAGATCGTTGCCCTGGCGGAAAAGCACGGGCTGGTGATCTTCGCCGACGAGATCTACGAAAAGATCCTCTACGAGGACGCCGTGCACGTAAACATGGCGGGGCTTACCGGCGACGACGTGCTGTGCCTGACCTTCAGCGGGCTGTCCAAGGCGTACCGCGTCTGCGGCTACCGCGCAGGCTGGATGGCCATCTCGGGGCCCAAGAAGGAGGCCGCGGACTACCTCGAAGGCATTAACCTGCTGGCCAACATGCGGCTCTGCGCCAACGTTCCGGCCCAGCATGCCATCCAGACGGCACTGGGCGGGTACCAGAGCATCAACGACCTCATCCTGCCCGGCGGCCGGCTGCTGGAGCAGCGCAACAAGGCGTACGACATGCTCAACGCCATCCCCGGCGTCAGCACCCAGCAGGCACGGGGCGCCCTGTACCTGTTCCCCAAGCTCGACCCTGAGGTCTACAACATCCGGGATGACGAAAAGTTTGTCCTGGACCTGCTCAAGGAACAGAAGATCCTGGTTTCCCACGGCCGTGCATTCAACTGGATCCGGCCCGACCACTTCCGGATGGTGACCCTGCCCAACGTCAAGGACATCGAGGAGGCAATTGGCCGGATGGGAGACTTCCTCAGCAGGTATGAGGGGAACTAG
- the rsgA gene encoding ribosome small subunit-dependent GTPase A, whose product MPGPGQYGFTEVVAQHFAAHPADGGEAAARVVRVDRNRIVAATADGLVHLPYPAGAVPATGDWVWLGRNRAAEPAVVGLLPPTSVLSRKRAFDPSTEAQVLAANIDMVGVVVPVDRPLSHNRLERTLVAVWDSGATPLVIITKADLADIADDVVGKVILQAAGVDVVTTSAEQGDGIDELLSRVQPGWTLALLGPSGAGKSTLINALVGHHVQSTGDVRATDGRGRHTTTSRELVPLPNGAVLMDTPGVRGFGLFDAEDGMEEMFGDLQVLFEQCRFSDCAHDREPGCAVRAALDDGSLEERRWASYLKLQRELAALERRHDAAARRTYQREWHQKVVVAGRSQRAAERYRHS is encoded by the coding sequence ATGCCCGGCCCAGGCCAGTACGGTTTCACGGAGGTTGTGGCGCAGCACTTCGCGGCCCATCCGGCCGACGGCGGCGAGGCCGCGGCCCGGGTCGTCCGGGTGGACCGGAACCGGATCGTCGCAGCCACGGCCGACGGACTGGTGCACCTGCCGTATCCGGCCGGTGCCGTGCCGGCCACCGGCGACTGGGTCTGGCTCGGCCGCAACCGGGCTGCGGAACCGGCCGTCGTCGGGCTGCTTCCACCCACCTCCGTGCTCAGCCGTAAACGTGCCTTCGACCCGTCCACGGAGGCGCAGGTCCTCGCCGCGAACATCGACATGGTGGGCGTGGTTGTTCCCGTGGATCGTCCGCTGAGCCACAACAGGCTCGAACGGACCCTGGTGGCGGTCTGGGATTCCGGTGCCACGCCCTTGGTGATCATCACGAAAGCGGACCTGGCGGACATCGCCGATGACGTCGTCGGGAAGGTGATTCTGCAGGCCGCCGGCGTGGACGTGGTGACCACCTCGGCCGAGCAGGGGGACGGCATCGACGAACTGCTCTCCCGGGTGCAGCCGGGGTGGACGCTCGCCCTGCTCGGGCCCTCCGGCGCCGGGAAGTCCACCCTCATCAACGCGCTCGTGGGGCACCACGTCCAGTCGACCGGGGACGTGCGGGCCACCGACGGCAGGGGGCGGCACACCACGACGTCGCGGGAGCTGGTGCCGCTGCCCAACGGCGCGGTGCTGATGGACACACCCGGTGTCCGCGGCTTCGGCCTGTTCGACGCCGAGGACGGCATGGAGGAGATGTTCGGCGATCTGCAAGTGCTCTTCGAGCAGTGCCGCTTCTCCGACTGCGCCCATGACCGGGAACCCGGGTGCGCCGTGCGGGCGGCGCTCGACGACGGATCCCTCGAGGAGAGGCGGTGGGCCAGCTACCTCAAGCTCCAGCGCGAGCTCGCCGCCCTGGAGCGGCGCCACGACGCTGCGGCGAGAAGGACGTACCAGCGGGAATGGCACCAGAAGGTGGTGGTGGCCGGGCGGAGCCAGCGGGCCGCCGAACGCTACCGCCATTCCTAG
- a CDS encoding 4-hydroxy-3-methylbut-2-enyl diphosphate reductase: MTSSAVSLSMPTVPRRRRSPAEVLAAAPVPGPKRVLLAAPRGYCAGVDRAVIAVEKALQHYGPPVYVRKQIVHNVHVVSSLEEQGAIFVDETDEVPEGALVIFSAHGVSPAVVQSAEDRGLRTIDATCPLVTKVHKEAVRFAKDDFDILLIGHDGHEEVEGTAGEAPEHIQIINGPHEVDKVTVRDPEKVIWLSQTTLSVDETMETVRLLKDRFPTLQDPPSDDICYATTNRQVAIKKIAPQADLVIVVGSANSSNSVRLVEVALEYGAKASYRVDFANEVDESWFEGVATVGVTSGASVPEVLVKDVLRLLADYGYDAVEEIVTAEEDLLFSLPKELRATLKEAGDVSRALGGRRSR, encoded by the coding sequence ATGACTTCCTCTGCAGTTTCCCTTTCGATGCCAACCGTCCCGCGCCGGCGGCGTTCGCCGGCGGAAGTGCTCGCGGCGGCACCGGTCCCGGGCCCCAAGAGGGTTCTGCTGGCGGCTCCGCGCGGATACTGCGCCGGCGTGGACCGCGCGGTCATCGCCGTCGAAAAGGCCCTGCAGCACTACGGACCGCCCGTTTACGTCCGGAAACAGATTGTCCATAACGTGCATGTGGTCAGCTCCCTTGAGGAGCAGGGCGCCATCTTCGTGGACGAAACTGACGAAGTGCCCGAGGGCGCCCTGGTCATCTTCTCGGCGCACGGGGTGTCCCCGGCCGTGGTCCAGTCCGCAGAGGACCGCGGACTGCGCACCATCGATGCCACATGCCCCCTCGTGACCAAGGTCCACAAGGAAGCCGTCCGCTTCGCCAAGGACGACTTCGACATCCTCCTGATTGGCCACGACGGCCACGAAGAGGTTGAAGGAACGGCCGGCGAAGCTCCCGAACACATCCAGATCATCAACGGCCCACATGAGGTGGACAAGGTGACGGTACGGGATCCCGAAAAGGTCATCTGGCTTTCGCAGACCACGCTCAGCGTGGACGAGACCATGGAGACCGTCCGGCTGCTCAAGGACCGGTTCCCCACGCTCCAGGATCCGCCCAGCGACGACATCTGCTACGCCACCACCAACCGCCAGGTGGCCATCAAGAAGATCGCGCCCCAGGCCGATCTGGTGATCGTGGTTGGTTCGGCCAACTCCTCCAACTCCGTCCGCCTCGTCGAAGTGGCGCTCGAGTACGGCGCCAAGGCGTCGTACCGTGTTGACTTCGCCAACGAGGTGGACGAGTCCTGGTTTGAGGGTGTTGCCACGGTGGGTGTCACCTCGGGCGCGTCCGTTCCGGAGGTCCTGGTCAAGGACGTGCTCCGCCTCCTGGCCGACTACGGATACGACGCCGTCGAGGAAATTGTGACTGCGGAGGAGGACCTGCTCTTCTCCCTGCCGAAGGAGCTCCGCGCCACGCTCAAGGAAGCGGGGGACGTATCCCGCGCCCTTGGCGGACGCCGCTCGCGCTAG
- a CDS encoding ABC transporter permease, with protein MNIFTETFAWLADPAHWSGPGGIPVRLLEHLQYSGLVLIIAVAIAVPVGLYIGHTGRGRVVAVAVAGALRALPTLGLLVLFALVAGSGLMPPVWALVILTVPPLLAGTYAGISSVDSNVVDAARAMGMKELQVLFGVEVPNGLLVMFGGVRTAVLQVIATVSVVAYLPLGGLGRYLFDGLVLQDFPRMLAGSLLIAALAIVVDLVLAAVQRLVVSPGLSARSEGGRKAVTDLSAAAPAAAAVQGGTA; from the coding sequence ATGAACATCTTCACTGAAACGTTCGCCTGGCTCGCGGATCCAGCGCACTGGTCCGGTCCGGGCGGCATCCCCGTCCGCCTGCTCGAACACCTGCAGTACAGCGGCCTGGTCCTGATCATCGCCGTCGCTATCGCTGTCCCGGTCGGCCTCTACATCGGGCACACCGGCAGGGGCCGCGTTGTGGCCGTGGCCGTGGCCGGCGCCCTCCGCGCGCTGCCCACGCTCGGGCTCCTGGTGCTGTTCGCCCTCGTCGCCGGAAGCGGCCTCATGCCACCGGTGTGGGCCCTGGTCATCCTTACGGTGCCGCCGTTGCTGGCCGGTACCTACGCCGGCATTTCCAGCGTGGACTCAAACGTGGTGGACGCCGCCCGCGCCATGGGTATGAAAGAGCTGCAGGTCCTGTTCGGCGTGGAGGTTCCGAACGGGCTCCTGGTGATGTTCGGCGGCGTCCGCACCGCCGTGCTGCAGGTGATCGCCACCGTGTCGGTGGTGGCGTACCTTCCGCTCGGCGGCCTGGGCCGCTACCTGTTCGACGGGCTGGTGCTCCAGGACTTCCCGAGGATGCTGGCAGGGTCGCTCCTCATCGCGGCGCTGGCGATCGTCGTCGACCTTGTCCTGGCGGCCGTGCAGCGGCTGGTCGTTTCACCGGGACTGTCTGCACGTTCCGAGGGTGGCCGCAAGGCCGTCACCGATCTCTCGGCCGCCGCGCCCGCGGCAGCCGCTGTTCAAGGAGGCACCGCATGA
- the xseA gene encoding exodeoxyribonuclease VII large subunit, with protein sequence MAENATVPAPGAVPVPGTAPAAGPSTVPATAAETSPDNPWPLQLLSQKLKTHIERAPAAWVEGQVIELNRRGGSAFLTLRDVDAEISLPASIWSKLLDRQETPLERGSRVVALLKAEFWLKTGRLNMSVKDIRPVGLGDLLARIERLRHALAAEGLFAESRKKRLPLLPHRIGLITGRDSDAKKDVLRNAALRWPAVEFEIREVAVQGNTAVSQMVKALRELDARPEVDVIVIARGGGALEDLLPFSSEELIRAVAAAVTPVVSAIGHEADRPILDDVADLRASTPTDAAKRIVPEVSEELARVRQAEAQLRRSVTLLVARETDRLAAIRSRPVLAAPESMITARADDVERLARRSTAAISAAVTRASDQLVHLQAQVRALSPQQTLDRGYAVVQLSGSGGAVVRQPSQAPAGTPLAVRVAGGRFGAESTGAP encoded by the coding sequence ATGGCTGAAAACGCCACTGTCCCTGCACCCGGAGCGGTCCCTGTACCCGGCACGGCCCCGGCAGCCGGCCCCAGCACGGTGCCGGCCACCGCCGCCGAGACAAGCCCGGACAACCCGTGGCCGCTGCAGTTGCTCTCCCAGAAGCTCAAGACCCACATCGAGCGGGCACCGGCAGCCTGGGTTGAGGGCCAGGTCATCGAACTGAACCGGCGCGGCGGCAGTGCGTTCCTCACCCTCCGGGATGTGGACGCCGAGATCTCCCTGCCGGCTTCCATCTGGTCCAAACTGCTCGACCGGCAGGAGACGCCGCTTGAGCGCGGCAGCCGGGTGGTGGCCCTGCTCAAGGCGGAGTTCTGGCTGAAGACCGGGCGCCTGAACATGTCCGTGAAGGACATCCGCCCTGTTGGACTGGGCGATCTCCTCGCACGGATAGAACGGCTGCGCCATGCCCTGGCCGCTGAAGGCCTGTTCGCCGAGTCGCGGAAAAAGCGGTTGCCGCTGCTCCCCCACCGGATCGGGCTCATCACCGGACGCGACTCCGATGCCAAAAAGGACGTTCTGCGCAACGCTGCCCTGCGCTGGCCGGCAGTCGAATTCGAGATCCGCGAGGTCGCGGTGCAGGGCAACACCGCCGTATCCCAGATGGTCAAGGCGCTTCGTGAACTCGATGCCCGTCCCGAGGTCGACGTGATCGTCATCGCCCGCGGTGGCGGCGCGCTGGAGGACCTGCTGCCGTTCAGCAGCGAGGAACTCATCCGCGCCGTCGCGGCCGCGGTGACTCCGGTGGTCAGCGCAATCGGGCACGAGGCGGACCGGCCCATCCTGGACGACGTCGCCGACCTCCGGGCCTCCACGCCCACGGATGCAGCCAAGCGCATCGTGCCGGAAGTCTCGGAGGAACTTGCCCGGGTCCGGCAGGCTGAAGCCCAGCTGCGCCGCTCGGTGACGCTGCTGGTAGCCAGGGAAACGGACCGCTTGGCGGCAATCCGGTCCCGTCCGGTCCTCGCGGCCCCGGAGAGCATGATCACGGCGCGCGCGGACGATGTGGAACGGCTGGCCCGCCGGTCCACGGCGGCCATCAGTGCTGCCGTGACGAGGGCTTCCGACCAGCTGGTCCACCTCCAGGCGCAGGTCCGGGCATTGTCACCGCAGCAAACCCTGGACCGCGGTTACGCCGTGGTGCAGCTTTCCGGGTCCGGCGGGGCCGTTGTCCGCCAGCCGTCCCAGGCCCCCGCGGGAACACCACTCGCGGTAAGGGTGGCCGGCGGACGGTTCGGCGCGGAATCCACGGGCGCTCCATAA
- a CDS encoding exodeoxyribonuclease VII small subunit: MTDPTINTDQPHSTEQDTAAQPGPALPPDIDALSYEEAREQLVAVVSKLEAGGTSLEDSLALWERGEALARRCEDWLEGARKRLAAARKDS, from the coding sequence ATGACAGATCCGACCATCAATACAGATCAGCCGCACAGCACGGAACAAGATACCGCAGCCCAACCCGGCCCCGCACTTCCTCCGGACATCGATGCCCTCAGCTATGAGGAAGCACGGGAACAGTTGGTAGCCGTGGTATCCAAGCTTGAGGCCGGCGGGACCAGCCTTGAGGATTCCCTGGCGCTGTGGGAGCGGGGCGAAGCCTTGGCACGGCGCTGCGAAGACTGGCTGGAGGGCGCCAGGAAGAGGCTCGCGGCTGCCCGCAAGGACAGCTGA
- a CDS encoding ABC transporter substrate-binding protein, which yields MNYPVRTTLTRRGLGGLAAGVGLALALSACSSGNPLSSPSTSATGGATSGGSLVVGSADFPESQIIAEIYAGALSAAGVTATTKPNIGSREIYFKAVQDGSVDVVPDYSGNLLSHVDAQAAEVTPEDIYKALPDKLPQGLAVLEPSKAEDKDAMVVTKATAEKYQLTSIEDLAKVCKDLTMAAPATFETRSYGFPGLKKNYGCELKALKPFSDGGGNLTLQALLNDEVQVADIFTTTPSIADNDLVVLEDPKNNFKAQQVLPLYNDAKVTDKAKEALNNVSKTLTTEDLINLNRAVSGSQKQNAKDAAAAWLKDKGIVK from the coding sequence ATGAATTACCCCGTCCGCACGACTCTTACCCGCCGTGGCCTGGGCGGCCTCGCCGCCGGTGTCGGCCTCGCTCTTGCCCTGTCCGCCTGCAGCAGCGGCAATCCGCTGTCGTCCCCGTCCACAAGTGCAACCGGGGGTGCCACCTCCGGCGGTTCCCTCGTCGTCGGCTCCGCGGACTTCCCGGAAAGCCAGATCATCGCCGAGATCTACGCCGGTGCCCTGAGCGCGGCCGGAGTCACCGCCACCACCAAGCCGAACATCGGCTCGCGGGAGATCTACTTCAAAGCGGTGCAGGACGGGTCGGTGGACGTCGTTCCGGACTACTCCGGCAACCTGCTGTCCCACGTCGATGCGCAGGCTGCCGAGGTCACGCCGGAGGACATCTACAAGGCTCTTCCGGACAAGCTGCCGCAAGGACTCGCCGTGCTTGAGCCATCGAAGGCCGAGGACAAGGACGCCATGGTGGTCACCAAGGCCACCGCCGAAAAGTACCAGCTGACGTCGATCGAGGACCTGGCCAAGGTCTGCAAGGACCTGACCATGGCCGCACCCGCCACATTTGAAACCCGGTCCTACGGGTTCCCGGGGCTCAAGAAGAACTACGGCTGCGAACTCAAGGCGCTGAAGCCCTTCAGCGACGGCGGCGGCAACCTGACGCTGCAGGCGCTCCTGAACGACGAGGTCCAGGTGGCTGACATCTTCACCACCACGCCGTCCATCGCCGATAACGACCTTGTTGTGCTCGAGGACCCGAAGAACAACTTCAAGGCCCAGCAGGTGCTGCCGCTCTACAACGACGCCAAGGTGACGGACAAGGCCAAGGAGGCACTCAACAATGTCTCCAAGACCCTCACCACTGAGGACCTGATCAACCTCAACCGTGCGGTGAGCGGCAGCCAGAAGCAGAACGCCAAGGACGCGGCCGCTGCGTGGCTCAAGGACAAGGGCATCGTTAAGTAG
- a CDS encoding ABC transporter permease, with protein sequence MEWFLANSPMVFERAGQHLVLALVPMVLGLLISIPLAQFSRRHSALRQLVATVSSLLYTIPSLALFIILPPLLGTRILDPLNVIVALTIYAVALLVRAAMDAFDSVDDDLRQAAVAMGYKPAARFLQIDLPLSLPVMFAGLRVVSVSNISLVSVAALLGVGNLGMLFTDGLQRNFVTEVVVGIVAILLLAVVMDALLVILERVLTPWTRAGSVKTDANARSGAEFLADAKVHAGAGS encoded by the coding sequence ATGGAGTGGTTCCTGGCGAACAGCCCCATGGTCTTTGAACGGGCCGGCCAGCACCTGGTCCTGGCCCTGGTTCCGATGGTCCTGGGTCTGCTGATCTCCATCCCGCTGGCACAGTTCTCGCGCCGGCACAGCGCACTGCGGCAGCTGGTGGCCACCGTGAGCTCCCTGCTCTACACCATCCCGTCGCTGGCGCTGTTCATCATTCTCCCGCCGCTGCTGGGAACGCGGATCCTTGACCCGCTGAACGTCATCGTCGCCCTGACCATCTACGCCGTGGCGCTGCTGGTGCGGGCTGCCATGGACGCCTTCGATTCCGTCGATGACGACCTCCGGCAGGCGGCCGTGGCCATGGGCTACAAGCCGGCCGCCCGGTTCCTGCAGATCGACCTGCCGCTGTCCCTGCCCGTGATGTTCGCCGGCCTCCGCGTGGTGTCGGTGAGCAACATTTCCCTGGTCAGCGTCGCCGCGCTGCTGGGCGTGGGAAACCTGGGGATGCTGTTCACGGACGGGCTGCAGCGGAACTTCGTCACGGAAGTGGTGGTGGGGATTGTCGCCATCCTGCTGCTGGCAGTGGTGATGGACGCTCTGCTGGTGATCCTGGAACGGGTCCTCACACCGTGGACCAGGGCCGGCTCCGTAAAGACCGACGCGAACGCCAGGTCCGGCGCCGAATTCCTCGCGGACGCCAAAGTGCACGCGGGGGCGGGCTCATGA
- a CDS encoding PPK2 family polyphosphate kinase, which translates to MAGVVEFTKFPSESLKVGKGFKLADVDPDATLGYPGNKADGELLLEELDAKLAELQEKLFAESKFGGTKRVLLILQGMDTAGKGGVVKHVLGAMDPQGVQFKSFKAPTPEERAYDFLWRIEREVPAAGMLGVFDRSHYEDVLIHRVHRWADPKELERRYRAINEFEARQVAVGTKVVKVMLHISNDEQKERLLARLDNPAKHWKYNTEDLKQRAFWDDYMAAYQAAFDATNTDQAPWYVVPASKKWYARIAVQQLLLEALGELELEWPKAEFDVEAERRLVERS; encoded by the coding sequence ATGGCCGGCGTTGTGGAATTCACGAAGTTCCCCTCAGAATCATTGAAAGTCGGCAAGGGCTTCAAGCTGGCCGACGTAGACCCTGACGCCACGCTGGGGTATCCGGGGAACAAAGCCGACGGCGAGCTGCTCCTCGAGGAGCTGGACGCAAAGCTCGCGGAGCTCCAGGAGAAGCTGTTTGCCGAGTCCAAGTTCGGCGGAACCAAGCGCGTCCTCCTGATCCTGCAGGGAATGGACACCGCCGGCAAGGGCGGCGTCGTGAAGCACGTGCTGGGCGCCATGGATCCGCAGGGCGTCCAGTTCAAGTCCTTCAAGGCCCCCACGCCGGAGGAGCGTGCCTACGACTTTCTGTGGCGCATTGAAAGGGAAGTCCCCGCCGCCGGCATGCTGGGGGTCTTCGACAGGTCCCACTATGAGGACGTCCTGATCCACCGGGTTCACCGCTGGGCCGATCCGAAGGAGCTTGAACGCCGCTACCGGGCGATCAACGAGTTCGAGGCACGGCAGGTGGCGGTGGGCACGAAGGTGGTGAAGGTCATGCTGCACATCAGCAATGACGAGCAGAAAGAGCGGTTGCTGGCCCGGCTGGACAATCCAGCCAAGCACTGGAAGTACAACACCGAGGACCTGAAACAGCGTGCCTTCTGGGACGACTATATGGCTGCCTACCAGGCAGCCTTCGACGCCACGAACACGGACCAAGCGCCCTGGTACGTCGTGCCTGCCAGCAAGAAATGGTACGCGCGCATCGCCGTGCAGCAACTGTTGCTGGAGGCACTCGGCGAGCTCGAACTGGAGTGGCCCAAGGCCGAGTTCGACGTGGAAGCGGAGCGCCGCCTCGTCGAGCGGTCCTGA
- a CDS encoding ABC transporter ATP-binding protein: MAEAMIEFQSVTKQYQSGQPAVDQLSMSIDQGSITVFVGPSGCGKTTSLRMINRMVEPTSGTITVGGRDVTSVPAAELRRSMGYVMQSSGLMPHRSVVDNIATVPRLNGVPKADARKRAEELLDVVGLAPSLGKRYPSQLSGGQQQRVGVARALAADPPVLLMDEPFSAVDPVVRDELQQELLRLQRDLAKTIVFVTHDIDEATVLGDKVAVFAVGGKLAQYAAPEEILRAPANEFVASFVGRDRGFRHLAFTTADGVAVHPVETVTRGGDARASADAWRLVVDDQQRPLGWEGPGLDSQLVPGGSLFRPGDTLRRALDAALSSPSGLGVAVDGDGKVAGIVKGAEVLSVIESARQTRQGAL; this comes from the coding sequence ATGGCCGAAGCCATGATTGAGTTCCAGAGCGTCACCAAGCAGTACCAGAGCGGGCAACCGGCGGTGGACCAGCTGAGCATGTCCATTGACCAGGGCTCCATCACGGTGTTCGTAGGACCATCAGGCTGCGGCAAGACTACCTCCCTGCGCATGATCAACCGGATGGTGGAGCCCACCTCCGGGACCATCACGGTGGGCGGGCGCGACGTCACTTCCGTGCCCGCAGCCGAGCTCCGACGCTCCATGGGCTACGTGATGCAGTCGTCCGGGCTGATGCCGCACCGCTCCGTCGTGGACAACATCGCCACCGTGCCGAGGCTAAACGGCGTGCCAAAAGCCGACGCCCGCAAGCGCGCGGAGGAACTGCTCGACGTCGTGGGGCTGGCTCCGTCGCTGGGCAAGCGGTACCCGTCGCAGCTCTCGGGCGGCCAGCAGCAGCGCGTTGGCGTGGCCCGGGCGCTCGCCGCCGATCCGCCGGTCCTGCTGATGGACGAGCCCTTCAGCGCCGTGGACCCGGTGGTGCGCGATGAACTGCAGCAGGAACTCCTGCGCCTGCAGCGGGACCTGGCCAAGACCATCGTCTTTGTCACCCACGACATTGACGAGGCCACCGTGCTGGGCGACAAGGTGGCTGTTTTCGCCGTCGGCGGCAAGCTCGCGCAGTACGCCGCCCCGGAGGAGATCCTCCGGGCACCGGCCAACGAGTTCGTGGCTTCCTTTGTGGGCCGGGACCGCGGGTTCCGGCACCTCGCCTTCACCACGGCCGACGGCGTCGCGGTTCACCCCGTTGAAACGGTCACCCGGGGCGGGGATGCCAGGGCCAGCGCGGACGCCTGGCGCCTGGTGGTGGATGACCAGCAGCGCCCGCTGGGGTGGGAGGGCCCCGGCCTCGACTCCCAGCTCGTCCCCGGCGGCTCCCTGTTCCGGCCGGGCGACACCCTCCGGCGCGCCCTGGACGCCGCGCTGTCCTCCCCATCGGGGCTCGGCGTCGCGGTCGACGGCGACGGCAAGGTTGCCGGCATCGTCAAGGGCGCGGAGGTGCTCTCCGTCATCGAGTCCGCACGCCAGACCCGGCAGGGCGCCCTCTGA